In Zunongwangia profunda SM-A87, the following proteins share a genomic window:
- the rpsK gene encoding 30S ribosomal protein S11 has translation MAKSTKTAQKKRKVNVESIGEAHVTASFNNIIISLTNKKGDVISWSSAGKMGFRGSKKNTPYAAQLASEDASKVAHEAGLRKVKVYVKGPGNGRESAIRSIHNSGIEVTEIVDVTPLPHNGCRPPKRRRV, from the coding sequence ATGGCAAAGTCAACAAAAACTGCTCAAAAGAAACGTAAAGTAAACGTTGAGTCTATTGGAGAAGCTCATGTTACTGCTTCTTTTAATAATATTATCATTTCTTTGACAAATAAAAAAGGAGATGTTATTTCTTGGTCATCAGCCGGTAAAATGGGATTTAGAGGATCTAAGAAAAATACTCCTTATGCTGCTCAATTGGCATCTGAAGATGCTTCTAAAGTAGCTCATGAAGCTGGTCTTCGTAAAGTTAAAGTTTATGTTAAGGGGCCTGGTAATGGTAGAGAATCAGCTATCAGATCTATCCATAATAGTGGTATCGAAGTAACTGAAATCGTTGATGTTACTCCACTTCCACATAATGGATGTCGTCCTCCTAAAAGACGTAGAGTATAA
- the rpsM gene encoding 30S ribosomal protein S13: MARIAGVDIPKQKRGVIALTYIFGIGKSRAQEILAEAKVDESKKVSDWNDDEIGRIREAVGNYTIEGELRTEVQMSIKRLMDIGCYRGIRHRSGLPLRGQRTKNNSRTRKGRRKTVANKKKATK, encoded by the coding sequence ATGGCAAGAATTGCAGGGGTAGATATACCTAAACAAAAGCGAGGAGTTATAGCATTGACCTATATCTTCGGAATTGGCAAAAGCAGGGCTCAGGAAATACTTGCTGAAGCTAAAGTTGATGAAAGTAAGAAAGTTTCAGATTGGAACGATGATGAAATTGGTCGTATCCGTGAAGCGGTAGGTAACTACACAATCGAAGGAGAATTACGTACTGAAGTTCAAATGAGTATCAAACGTCTAATGGATATTGGATGTTACAGAGGTATTCGTCATAGATCTGGATTACCTTTAAGAGGTCAGAGAACTAAAAACAACTCTAGAACTAGAAAAGGAAGAAGAAAAACTGTTGCTAATAAGAAAAAAGCAACTAAATAA
- the ykgO gene encoding type B 50S ribosomal protein L36 yields the protein MKVRASIKKRSADCKIVRRKGRLYVINKKNPRFKQRQG from the coding sequence ATGAAAGTTAGAGCATCAATAAAGAAAAGAAGTGCCGACTGCAAGATAGTTCGCAGAAAAGGGCGCCTTTACGTGATTAACAAAAAGAATCCTAGATTTAAACAAAGACAAGGCTAA
- the infA gene encoding translation initiation factor IF-1 produces MAKQPAIEQDGTIIEALSNAMFRVELENGHVVTAHISGKMRMHYIKLLPGDKVKLEMSPYDLSKARITYRY; encoded by the coding sequence ATGGCAAAGCAACCAGCAATTGAACAAGATGGAACGATTATCGAAGCATTGTCTAATGCAATGTTTCGTGTAGAGTTAGAAAACGGTCACGTTGTGACTGCTCATATCTCGGGTAAAATGCGTATGCATTATATTAAATTACTACCCGGCGATAAGGTGAAATTGGAAATGAGCCCTTATGATTTAAGTAAGGCGCGCATAACTTACAGATACTAA
- the secY gene encoding preprotein translocase subunit SecY, whose amino-acid sequence MKFINTIKNIWKIEELKNRILVSLGLLLVYRFGTQVVLPGIDASQLANLANQTDSGLLGLLNAFTGGAFSNASIFALGIMPYISASIVVQLMGIAIPYLQKLQKEGESGRKKINQITRWLTIAITLVQGPGYIYNLFNTLPQNAFLLGDSLSFIVSSVIILTTGTIFAMWLGEKITDKGIGNGISLLIMVGIIANLPKAFLQEFVSRFDGSGGLIMVLIELAIWFAIILAAVMLVMAVRQIPVQYARRSATGGYEKNVFGSRQYIPLKLNASGVMPIIFAQAIMFIPVALAGLSDSDAAQGVTAAFSDIFGFWYNLVFALLIIVFTYFYTAITVPTNKMADDLKRSGGFIPGIRPGSETAEYLDRIMSQITLPGSVFLAIIAIFPAIIVKLLGVQQGWALFFGGTSLLILVGVAIDTMQQVNSYLLNRHYDGLMKTGKNRKAVA is encoded by the coding sequence ATGAAATTCATCAATACTATAAAAAATATATGGAAAATCGAGGAACTAAAAAACCGTATTTTAGTTTCCCTCGGTTTACTTTTAGTTTATCGTTTTGGAACTCAGGTTGTACTTCCTGGGATAGATGCCAGTCAGTTAGCGAACTTAGCTAATCAGACAGATAGCGGTTTATTAGGTTTACTTAACGCTTTCACAGGAGGTGCTTTTTCTAATGCCTCTATTTTTGCGCTAGGTATTATGCCATACATCTCAGCTTCTATTGTTGTTCAGCTTATGGGGATTGCAATTCCTTATTTGCAAAAGCTTCAAAAAGAAGGGGAGAGTGGTCGTAAAAAGATAAACCAAATTACCAGATGGTTAACCATAGCAATTACCTTAGTTCAGGGACCAGGTTATATTTATAATCTGTTTAATACCTTGCCACAAAATGCTTTTTTATTAGGAGATAGTTTATCCTTTATTGTTTCTTCTGTGATTATCCTTACTACAGGAACGATTTTCGCTATGTGGCTTGGAGAGAAGATTACAGATAAAGGAATTGGTAATGGTATTTCTCTATTAATTATGGTAGGTATTATTGCCAATCTACCTAAAGCATTCCTTCAGGAATTTGTCTCTAGGTTTGATGGTAGTGGCGGACTTATTATGGTATTGATCGAGTTGGCTATTTGGTTTGCGATTATTCTAGCTGCTGTAATGTTGGTAATGGCTGTTCGCCAAATACCTGTACAGTATGCCAGAAGGTCTGCTACTGGTGGCTATGAGAAAAATGTATTTGGTTCAAGACAATATATACCTCTTAAGCTTAATGCTTCAGGTGTAATGCCAATTATATTTGCTCAGGCTATTATGTTTATCCCAGTAGCTTTGGCCGGTCTTTCAGATTCTGATGCAGCGCAAGGTGTGACTGCTGCATTTAGTGATATATTTGGTTTTTGGTATAATTTAGTTTTCGCATTATTGATTATTGTATTTACTTATTTCTATACTGCGATTACAGTACCAACAAATAAAATGGCAGATGATCTTAAACGTAGTGGAGGATTTATACCGGGTATTCGCCCAGGTTCTGAGACTGCAGAGTATTTAGATCGAATCATGTCACAAATTACACTTCCTGGATCTGTATTTTTAGCAATTATTGCCATTTTTCCTGCGATAATTGTGAAGTTGTTAGGTGTTCAACAAGGATGGGCACTGTTTTTTGGAGGTACCTCTCTATTAATTTTAGTTGGAGTTGCAATCGATACTATGCAGCAGGTAAATTCTTATTTGTTGAATAGACACTATGACGGATTAATGAAAACAGGTAAAAATAGAAAAGCAGTAGCTTAA
- the rplO gene encoding 50S ribosomal protein L15: MDLSNLKPAKGSVKSNNKRVGRGEGSGKGGTATRGHKGAKSRSGYSKKIGFEGGQMPLQRRVPKFGFNNRNRKEYQGINLDTLQTLVDNGKVKDTVDLSVLVENGLAGKNELVKILGRGELKAKLKVSVHKFTASGKEAIEAAGGEVVTL; this comes from the coding sequence ATGGATTTAAGTAACTTAAAACCTGCAAAAGGTTCAGTTAAAAGTAACAATAAACGTGTTGGCCGTGGAGAAGGATCCGGTAAAGGTGGTACCGCTACTCGTGGTCACAAAGGGGCTAAATCACGTTCTGGTTACTCTAAGAAGATAGGTTTTGAAGGAGGGCAAATGCCACTTCAACGCCGTGTGCCAAAATTTGGTTTTAACAACAGAAACCGTAAAGAATACCAGGGTATTAACTTAGATACTTTACAAACATTAGTAGATAATGGTAAAGTTAAAGATACGGTAGACCTAAGTGTACTTGTGGAGAACGGTTTAGCTGGAAAGAATGAGCTAGTTAAAATCTTAGGTAGAGGTGAATTAAAGGCTAAATTAAAAGTATCTGTTCATAAATTTACGGCCTCAGGCAAGGAAGCTATTGAAGCTGCAGGAGGTGAAGTTGTTACTTTATAA
- the rpmD gene encoding 50S ribosomal protein L30 translates to MAKIKVTKVKSAINRTQNQKRVLEALGLRKIGHTVEHQDTPNILGMINKVKHLVSVEETK, encoded by the coding sequence ATGGCAAAAATAAAGGTAACTAAAGTAAAAAGTGCAATTAATAGAACTCAGAATCAAAAAAGAGTTTTAGAAGCACTAGGTCTTAGAAAAATAGGACATACTGTAGAGCACCAGGATACACCAAACATCCTTGGTATGATAAATAAAGTTAAACACTTAGTTTCTGTAGAAGAAACAAAATAA
- the rpsE gene encoding 30S ribosomal protein S5, protein MYQDYKNVEHVKPGGLELKDRLVGVQRVTKVTKGGRAFGFSAIVVVGDENGVVGQGLGKSKEVADAISKAVEDAKKNLVRIPLHKGTLPHEQKGKYGGARVLLLPAATGTGIIAGGAIRAVLESVGVHDVLSKNQGSSNPHNVVKATFDALLQLRSADTVAKQRGITLEKLFKG, encoded by the coding sequence ATGTATCAAGATTATAAAAACGTAGAACATGTAAAACCAGGAGGTCTTGAACTTAAAGATCGTTTGGTAGGAGTGCAACGTGTTACTAAGGTTACTAAAGGTGGTAGAGCATTTGGTTTCTCTGCAATTGTAGTAGTTGGTGACGAAAATGGTGTTGTTGGACAAGGTTTAGGTAAATCAAAAGAGGTTGCCGATGCTATTTCAAAAGCCGTTGAAGATGCAAAAAAGAATTTGGTACGTATTCCTTTACATAAAGGAACTTTACCACACGAGCAAAAAGGTAAATATGGTGGAGCAAGAGTTTTACTATTACCTGCTGCAACTGGTACAGGGATTATTGCCGGTGGTGCGATTCGTGCCGTACTGGAGTCTGTAGGAGTACATGATGTACTTTCTAAGAATCAAGGTTCTTCTAACCCTCATAATGTTGTGAAGGCTACTTTTGATGCACTATTACAATTAAGAAGTGCAGATACCGTGGCTAAGCAAAGAGGTATCACGTTGGAAAAACTTTTCAAAGGATAA
- the rplR gene encoding 50S ribosomal protein L18, translating into MAFSKEKRRLKIRKRIRKNISGTESRPRLSVYRSNKEIYAQIIDDVAGKTLAAASSRDKEVKDASGTKSDIAELVGKNLADRAKKAGVETISFDRGGYLYHGRVKSLAEGAREGGLKF; encoded by the coding sequence ATGGCATTTTCAAAAGAAAAAAGAAGATTAAAGATAAGAAAGCGTATTCGAAAGAATATTAGCGGAACTGAAAGCCGTCCAAGATTGTCTGTATATAGAAGTAATAAAGAAATTTATGCTCAGATTATAGACGATGTAGCTGGTAAAACTTTAGCTGCAGCTTCTTCTAGAGATAAGGAAGTAAAAGATGCTTCAGGTACTAAAAGTGATATTGCTGAGTTAGTAGGTAAAAATTTAGCAGATAGAGCGAAAAAAGCCGGAGTTGAAACTATTTCTTTCGATAGAGGGGGGTACTTGTATCACGGTAGAGTTAAATCATTAGCAGAAGGTGCTCGTGAAGGAGGACTAAAATTCTAA
- the rplF gene encoding 50S ribosomal protein L6 — MSRIGKSPITIPEGVNVDFKDGFVTVKGKLGELKQEINDIEVNVEDNVISFERSSEKSDQKAKHGLYRALVNNMIEGVTNGFTKELELVGVGYRASNQGQKLDLAVGYSHNIVIDLAPEVKVETISEKGKNPVVKLTSHDKQLLGQVAAKIRSFRVPEPYKGKGIKFKGEIIRRKAGKSA, encoded by the coding sequence ATGTCAAGAATAGGTAAAAGCCCAATTACAATTCCAGAAGGTGTTAATGTAGACTTTAAAGATGGTTTTGTAACGGTAAAAGGAAAATTAGGAGAGCTTAAGCAAGAAATTAACGATATTGAGGTTAATGTAGAAGATAATGTAATATCTTTTGAGCGTTCTTCTGAGAAAAGTGATCAAAAAGCTAAGCATGGTTTATATCGTGCGTTAGTAAATAATATGATTGAAGGAGTAACTAATGGATTTACTAAAGAGTTAGAATTAGTAGGTGTTGGTTATAGAGCTTCCAATCAGGGACAAAAATTAGATTTAGCTGTTGGGTACTCCCATAATATTGTTATAGATTTAGCTCCAGAGGTTAAAGTTGAAACAATATCAGAAAAAGGGAAAAATCCGGTTGTTAAACTTACTTCTCATGACAAACAGCTTTTAGGACAAGTTGCTGCAAAGATTCGTTCTTTCAGAGTACCAGAACCTTATAAAGGAAAAGGTATTAAATTTAAAGGAGAAATAATTAGAAGAAAAGCAGGTAAATCAGCTTAA
- the rpsH gene encoding 30S ribosomal protein S8 encodes MNTDPIADFLTRIRNAVAANHRVVEIPASNVKKEITKILFDQGYILSYKFEDNTAQGTIKIALKYDRDTKDSVIKDIQRISKPGLRKYAGAGELPRILNGLGIAIISTSHGVMTDKQARTENVGGEVLCYVY; translated from the coding sequence ATGAATACAGATCCAATTGCAGATTTTTTAACGCGTATTAGAAATGCGGTAGCAGCAAACCACAGGGTTGTTGAAATTCCTGCTTCTAACGTTAAAAAAGAAATTACTAAGATTTTATTCGATCAGGGATATATCTTAAGTTACAAGTTTGAAGATAATACCGCGCAAGGTACTATCAAAATAGCTCTTAAATACGATAGAGATACCAAAGACTCTGTAATAAAAGATATTCAGAGGATAAGTAAACCTGGTTTACGTAAATATGCCGGTGCTGGAGAATTACCACGTATTTTAAATGGTTTAGGTATTGCAATCATTAGTACTTCTCACGGAGTAATGACAGATAAGCAGGCCAGAACAGAGAATGTTGGTGGTGAAGTATTGTGTTACGTTTACTAA
- the rpsN gene encoding 30S ribosomal protein S14, translating into MAKESMKAREVKRQKLVDKYAEKRKALKEAGDYEALQKLPKNSSPVRLHNRCKLTGRPKGYMRQFGVSRVMFREMANNGLIPGVKKASW; encoded by the coding sequence ATGGCTAAAGAATCAATGAAAGCCCGTGAGGTGAAGAGACAAAAATTGGTAGATAAATATGCTGAAAAAAGGAAAGCTTTAAAAGAAGCTGGCGATTATGAGGCATTACAAAAATTACCAAAAAACTCTTCTCCAGTACGTTTGCATAATCGTTGTAAGCTAACTGGTAGACCAAAGGGGTATATGAGACAATTTGGTGTTTCTCGTGTAATGTTTAGAGAAATGGCTAATAACGGTCTTATCCCAGGAGTTAAAAAGGCTAGTTGGTAA
- the rplE gene encoding 50S ribosomal protein L5, whose translation MAYVPRLRKEYDDKIKSSLVEEYSYSNVMEVPKLKKIVISRGVGGAVADKKLIDHAVDELTAITGQKAVATISKKDVATFKLRKGMPIGAKVTLRGYRMYEFLDRLITSALPRVRDFDGIKANGFDGRGNYNLGITEQIIFPEIDIDAVNRIAGMDITFVTTADTDKEAKSLLTELGLPFKKN comes from the coding sequence ATGGCATACGTACCAAGACTTAGAAAAGAGTATGATGATAAAATTAAATCATCTCTTGTAGAAGAATATAGTTACAGCAATGTAATGGAAGTGCCTAAGCTTAAGAAAATCGTTATAAGCCGAGGAGTTGGAGGTGCTGTTGCTGATAAAAAGTTAATTGATCATGCAGTAGATGAGTTAACAGCTATTACTGGTCAAAAAGCAGTTGCAACTATTTCCAAGAAAGACGTTGCTACATTTAAACTTCGTAAGGGAATGCCAATTGGTGCAAAAGTTACTTTACGCGGTTATAGAATGTACGAATTTTTAGATAGATTAATTACCTCTGCACTTCCACGTGTACGTGATTTTGATGGGATTAAAGCTAACGGTTTTGATGGTAGGGGAAATTATAACTTAGGTATTACTGAGCAAATTATTTTTCCTGAAATTGATATCGATGCTGTGAATAGAATCGCAGGTATGGATATTACTTTCGTTACTACTGCTGATACTGATAAAGAAGCGAAATCTTTATTAACTGAACTAGGTTTACCTTTTAAAAAGAATTAA
- the rplX gene encoding 50S ribosomal protein L24, producing the protein MAKLKIKSGDTVLVIAGDHKGQQGKVQKVFPDKNKAIVEGVNTISKHEKPSASNPQGGITKKEAPINISNLSLMTKDGKATRVGYREEDGKKVRFSKKSNEVL; encoded by the coding sequence ATGGCAAAGCTTAAAATAAAATCAGGAGATACAGTTCTAGTTATTGCTGGTGATCATAAAGGTCAGCAGGGTAAGGTTCAAAAAGTATTTCCAGACAAGAATAAAGCGATTGTGGAAGGGGTTAATACGATCTCTAAACATGAGAAGCCCAGTGCTTCTAATCCACAGGGCGGAATTACTAAGAAGGAAGCTCCAATAAATATTTCTAATCTTTCTTTAATGACCAAAGATGGTAAAGCAACCAGAGTAGGTTATAGAGAAGAAGATGGAAAAAAGGTGAGATTTTCTAAAAAATCAAATGAAGTATTATAG
- the rplN gene encoding 50S ribosomal protein L14, with the protein MVQQESRLKVADNTGAKEVLAIRVLGGTKKRYASVGDKIVVSVKEATPNGNIKKGAVSTAVVVRTKKEVRRPDGSYIRFDDNACVLLNPAGEMRGTRVFGPVARELRDKQFMKIVSLAPEVL; encoded by the coding sequence ATGGTACAACAAGAGTCTAGACTAAAAGTAGCAGATAATACTGGGGCTAAAGAAGTTTTAGCTATTAGAGTATTAGGAGGTACAAAGAAAAGATACGCTTCTGTTGGAGACAAAATTGTTGTCAGCGTTAAAGAGGCTACACCTAATGGAAACATTAAAAAAGGTGCGGTTTCTACAGCAGTTGTTGTTCGTACCAAGAAAGAAGTGCGTAGACCTGATGGATCTTATATAAGGTTCGATGATAATGCGTGTGTGCTTCTAAACCCGGCTGGAGAGATGCGTGGAACACGTGTTTTTGGTCCTGTAGCAAGAGAACTTCGTGATAAGCAATTCATGAAAATTGTATCATTGGCACCTGAAGTGCTTTAA
- the rpsQ gene encoding 30S ribosomal protein S17 has protein sequence MEKRNLRKERIGVVTSNKMQKSIVVSEVKKVKHPMYGKFVLKTKKYVAHDEKNDCNEGDTVRIMETRPMSKSKCWRLVEIIERAK, from the coding sequence ATGGAAAAAAGAAATTTAAGAAAAGAGCGAATAGGTGTAGTTACCAGTAATAAAATGCAGAAATCTATAGTGGTTTCTGAAGTTAAGAAAGTAAAACACCCTATGTACGGAAAGTTCGTATTGAAAACTAAGAAGTACGTAGCTCACGACGAAAAAAACGACTGCAACGAAGGAGATACTGTAAGGATCATGGAAACTAGACCTATGAGTAAATCTAAATGTTGGAGATTAGTAGAAATAATTGAAAGAGCGAAGTAA
- the rpmC gene encoding 50S ribosomal protein L29: protein MKQSEVKELSVAELQEELGKSRKAYADLKMAHAVSPLENPIQLRAVRRSIARLATELTKREQQ, encoded by the coding sequence ATGAAACAATCAGAAGTAAAAGAATTGTCTGTTGCAGAATTGCAGGAAGAGCTTGGTAAATCTCGTAAGGCATATGCAGATTTAAAAATGGCTCATGCTGTTTCGCCATTAGAGAACCCAATACAGTTAAGAGCTGTAAGGAGAAGTATAGCGAGATTAGCTACCGAGTTAACTAAAAGAGAACAACAATAA
- the rplP gene encoding 50S ribosomal protein L16 — MLQPKRTKYRKQQKGRMKGVAQRGHRLSNGTFGIKSLDSSFITARQIEAARIAATRYMKREGSIWIKIFPDKPITKKPLEVRMGKGKGAVEYWAAVVKPGRIMFEIGGVPLATAKEALRLAAQKLPVRTKFIVARDYQE; from the coding sequence ATGTTACAACCTAAAAGAACGAAATATCGTAAGCAACAGAAGGGGCGTATGAAAGGTGTGGCTCAAAGAGGTCACCGTCTTTCGAATGGAACATTTGGGATCAAGTCTCTTGATTCTAGTTTCATTACAGCTCGTCAAATCGAAGCTGCGCGTATTGCTGCTACCCGTTATATGAAGAGAGAAGGTTCTATCTGGATTAAAATATTTCCAGATAAGCCTATCACTAAAAAACCTCTTGAGGTTCGTATGGGTAAAGGTAAAGGTGCCGTGGAGTATTGGGCTGCTGTTGTAAAACCTGGAAGAATTATGTTTGAAATTGGTGGTGTGCCATTGGCAACTGCTAAAGAGGCGCTACGTCTTGCAGCACAAAAACTTCCGGTAAGAACTAAATTTATCGTAGCTAGAGATTATCAAGAATAA
- the rpsC gene encoding 30S ribosomal protein S3, with protein sequence MGQKTNPIGNRLGIIRGWESNWYGGNDYGDKLAEDDKIRKYIHARLSKASVSRVIIERTLKLVTVTITTARPGIIIGKGGQEVDKLKEELKKITDKEVQINIFEIKRPELDAHLVGASVARQIENRISYRRAIKMAIAAAMRMNAEGIKIEISGRLNGAEMARSEAYKDGRIPLSTFRADIDYALVEAHTTYGRLGVKVWIMKGEVYGKRDLSPLVGLAKKQGGKSSGRGGNNKSRRRK encoded by the coding sequence ATGGGACAGAAGACAAATCCAATCGGTAATCGCCTTGGTATCATTAGAGGATGGGAGTCCAACTGGTACGGAGGAAATGACTACGGTGATAAATTAGCCGAAGACGATAAGATTAGAAAGTACATCCATGCTCGCCTCTCTAAAGCGAGTGTATCCAGGGTAATAATAGAGCGTACCCTTAAGCTTGTGACCGTTACTATCACTACTGCCAGACCTGGTATTATTATCGGTAAAGGTGGTCAAGAGGTAGACAAGCTTAAAGAAGAGCTTAAGAAGATCACAGACAAAGAGGTTCAAATTAACATCTTTGAAATCAAAAGGCCAGAGTTGGATGCCCATTTAGTTGGGGCCAGTGTTGCAAGACAAATAGAGAACAGAATTTCTTATCGTCGTGCAATTAAAATGGCTATTGCGGCTGCAATGAGAATGAATGCTGAAGGAATTAAAATTGAAATTTCAGGTCGTTTAAACGGTGCTGAGATGGCACGTTCCGAAGCATATAAAGATGGTAGGATTCCTTTGTCTACTTTTAGGGCCGATATTGATTATGCTTTAGTTGAAGCACACACTACTTATGGTAGATTGGGTGTTAAAGTATGGATCATGAAAGGTGAAGTTTACGGAAAAAGAGATTTATCTCCGCTAGTAGGTCTAGCTAAGAAACAAGGAGGTAAAAGTTCCGGACGAGGTGGTAATAATAAATCACGTCGTAGAAAGTAA
- the rplV gene encoding 50S ribosomal protein L22: MGVRKKERAEQIKEAKKQTAFAKLNNCPTSPRKMRLVADLVRGEKVEKALQILKFSQKEASSRLEKLLLSAIANWQAKNEDASIEDAELFVKEIRVDGGSMLKRLRPAPQGRAHRIRKRSNHVTLVLGENNNTQS, from the coding sequence ATGGGAGTTCGTAAAAAAGAAAGAGCAGAGCAAATAAAAGAAGCTAAGAAGCAGACAGCTTTTGCTAAGTTAAATAACTGCCCTACTTCACCAAGAAAAATGCGTTTAGTAGCGGATTTGGTAAGAGGTGAAAAAGTAGAAAAAGCGCTTCAAATTTTAAAATTCAGTCAAAAAGAGGCTTCCTCTCGCTTAGAGAAGTTATTGTTATCTGCTATCGCAAACTGGCAGGCTAAGAATGAGGATGCAAGTATTGAAGATGCTGAATTATTTGTGAAGGAGATTCGTGTAGATGGAGGAAGTATGCTAAAGAGACTTCGTCCTGCTCCGCAGGGTCGCGCACATAGAATTAGAAAGAGATCCAATCACGTTACATTAGTGCTTGGCGAAAACAATAATACACAAAGCTAA
- the rpsS gene encoding 30S ribosomal protein S19: protein MARSLKKGPFVHYKLEKKVADNVDSGKKAVIKTWSRASMITPDFVGQTIAVHNGKQFVPVYVTENMVGHKLGEFSPTRSFRGHAGAKNKGRK from the coding sequence ATGGCACGTTCATTAAAAAAAGGACCTTTCGTTCACTATAAACTAGAGAAGAAAGTAGCAGATAACGTAGATTCTGGTAAAAAAGCGGTGATCAAAACTTGGTCTAGAGCTTCAATGATTACTCCAGATTTTGTAGGGCAAACTATTGCTGTTCATAACGGTAAACAATTTGTTCCTGTTTATGTTACTGAGAATATGGTAGGTCATAAGTTAGGAGAATTTTCACCAACACGTTCTTTTAGAGGACATGCAGGTGCTAAAAATAAAGGAAGAAAATAA
- the rplB gene encoding 50S ribosomal protein L2, translating into MSVRKLKPITPGQRFRVVNGFDAITTDKPEKSLLAPLKKSGGRNSQGKMTMRYKGGGHKRRYRIVDFKRDKHGVPATVASIEYDPNRTAFIALLNYQDGEKRYVIAQNGLQVGQNIVASNEAVAPEIGNAMPLANIPLGTVVSCIELRAGQGAVMARSAGAFAQLLAREGKYATVKLPSGEIRRILSVCLATIGAVSNSDHQLQISGKAGRKRWLGIRPRTRPVAMNPIDHPMGGGEGRASGGHPRSRKGLPAKGFKTRTRTKASNKYIVERRKK; encoded by the coding sequence ATGTCAGTAAGAAAATTAAAACCAATTACTCCTGGTCAGCGTTTTAGAGTAGTTAATGGGTTTGACGCCATTACTACTGATAAGCCGGAGAAGAGTTTACTTGCTCCGTTAAAAAAGTCAGGTGGTAGAAACAGTCAAGGGAAAATGACCATGCGCTATAAAGGCGGTGGTCATAAAAGACGTTACAGAATTGTAGATTTTAAACGTGATAAACACGGTGTTCCTGCAACTGTAGCTTCTATTGAATATGATCCAAACAGAACGGCCTTTATTGCTTTATTGAACTATCAGGATGGTGAGAAAAGGTATGTTATTGCTCAAAATGGACTTCAGGTAGGTCAAAATATTGTTGCTTCTAATGAAGCGGTTGCTCCTGAAATTGGTAACGCTATGCCGTTAGCAAATATTCCATTGGGTACTGTAGTTTCTTGTATAGAATTAAGAGCTGGTCAGGGAGCTGTTATGGCGAGAAGTGCCGGTGCTTTTGCACAATTGTTAGCAAGAGAAGGGAAATACGCAACTGTAAAGTTGCCTTCTGGTGAGATTAGAAGGATCCTTTCTGTATGTTTGGCAACCATAGGCGCTGTGTCTAATAGCGATCATCAGTTACAAATTTCTGGTAAGGCTGGTAGAAAACGCTGGTTAGGTATCAGACCAAGAACTAGACCAGTAGCGATGAACCCAATCGATCACCCAATGGGTGGAGGTGAAGGTAGAGCTTCAGGAGGTCATCCACGTTCTAGAAAAGGTTTACCTGCAAAAGGCTTTAAAACCCGTACAAGAACAAAGGCGAGTAATAAATATATTGTAGAACGTAGAAAGAAATAA
- the rplW gene encoding 50S ribosomal protein L23 → MSILIKPIITEKATAESELKNCFSFEVSNKANKIEIKDAVESAYGVSVTSVRTINVRPDRKTRYTKSGMITGKTKAYKKAMVQVAEGETIDLYSNL, encoded by the coding sequence ATGAGTATCTTAATAAAACCAATTATTACGGAAAAAGCTACCGCAGAGAGCGAACTTAAAAATTGTTTCTCTTTTGAGGTGAGTAATAAGGCGAATAAGATTGAAATCAAAGATGCAGTAGAATCTGCTTATGGCGTTTCAGTAACTTCTGTTCGTACAATTAACGTCCGTCCAGATCGTAAAACCAGATATACTAAGTCTGGTATGATCACTGGTAAAACTAAAGCTTATAAAAAAGCTATGGTACAGGTGGCGGAAGGTGAAACTATTGATTTATACAGTAATCTTTAA